Proteins encoded by one window of Odocoileus virginianus isolate 20LAN1187 ecotype Illinois unplaced genomic scaffold, Ovbor_1.2 Unplaced_Contig_27, whole genome shotgun sequence:
- the MC5R gene encoding melanocortin receptor 5: MNSSFHLHFLDLGLNATEGNLSGLSVQNASSPCEDMGIAVEVFLALGLISLLENILVIGAIVRNRNLHTPMYFFVGSLAVADMLVSLSNSWETITIYLLTNKHLVMADASVRHLDNVFDSMICISVVASMCSLLAIAVDRYVTIFYALRYQRIMTGRRSGAIIAGIWAFCTSCGTVFIVYYESTYVVVCLIAMFLTMLLLMASLYTHMFLLARTHVRRIAALPGHSSVRQRTGVKGAVTLAMLLGVFIVCWAPFFLHLILMISCPQNLYCSCFMSYFNMYLILIMCNSVIDPLIYAFRSQEMRKTFKEIVCFQGFRTPCRFPSRY, translated from the coding sequence ATGAACTCCTCATTCCACCTGCACTTTTTGGATCTTGGGCTGAACGCCACGGAAGGCAACCTCTCGGGACTGAGTGTCCAGAATGCATCCTCACCATGTGAGGACATGGGCATCGCGGTGGAGGTGTTCCTGGCCCTGGGCCTCATCAGCCTGCTGGAGAACATCCTGGTCATCGGGGCCATCGTGAGGAACCGGAAcctgcacacccccatgtacttcttcgtGGGCAGTTTGGCGGTGGCTGACATGTTGGTGAGCTTGTCCAATTCCTGGGAGACCATCACCATCTACCTGCTCACCAACAAGCATCTGGTGATGGCCGATGCCTCTGTGCGGCACCTGGACAACGTGTTCGACTCCATGATCTGCATCTCCGTGGTGGCCTCCATGTGCAGCCTGCTGGCGATTGCTGTGGACCGATATGTCACCATCTTCTACGCCCTGCGCTACCAGCGCATCATGACGGGGCGGCGCTCGGGGGCCATCATCGCTGGCATCTGGGCCTTCTGCACCAGCTGCGGCACGGTCTTCATCGTGTACTACGAGTCCACGTACGTGGTTGTCTGCCTCATCGCCATGTTCCTCACCATGCTGCTCCTCATGGCGTCTCTGTACACCCACATGTTCCTCCTGGCTCGAACCCACGTCCGGCGCATCGCCGCCCTGCCCGGGCACAGCTCCGTGCGGCAGAGGACTGGCGTGAAGGGGGCCGTCACCCTGGCCATGCTGCTGGGCGTCTTCATCGTGTGCTGGGCCCCCTTCTTCCTCCACCTCATCCTGATGATTTCGTGTCCTCAGAACCTCTACTGTTCTTGCTTCATGTCTTACTTCAACATGTACCTCATCCTCATCATGTGCAACTCTGTAATTGACCCTCTGATATACGCCTTCCGCAGCCAAGAGATGCGGAAGACCTTTAAGGAGATTGTTTGTTTTCAGGGCTTCAGAACCCCCTGTAGGTTCCCGAGCAGGTACTAA